A window from SAR324 cluster bacterium encodes these proteins:
- a CDS encoding SpoIIE family protein phosphatase has translation MALDLIAEHILRESRIPCFIDDIAGNLVFEHHQWSETFAIPEGNPHRFKEQVHQADSSLLEAFLQKKPSASTVASQSFSELLFRIQIAGVVRWINLRILLFQQDTFQGYLYQVFYSELLTSTLDQLNNRYQLLWHFLNVAPMSVCIRTPDRRYLMANRLHSIEINCNMDQLSEQKLETVYHNFPEIVEREIERDQWIFENHIPLTTEEEVYFEGLSEFDEAQRAFYMTHRFPLFNDGGETEAVGLIRTDVTESRVLQERTEQELKKAKDEMTLKVLERTTELRESNRELVKEIHKRQSFEERLRHRIEMERFVIELSSRFVSVRDKLDQEIQWSLQNLANHLELSSAFFLLYDENGNHSRTFEWSQTGINAFIHAHQNMDMDAFLESAQRFENDHRQETPLNIGSTDDVDDAMWSFGQLVNLPIIHEGRINGFLGCESLNESKLWYVADIKMFSMIGEIFVRAWNFKIAEDKLFHARQKEAELKTAAAVQQALFPLVLPQISKVELAAYYRSASETGGDWYGIFDKFRDHVFFLIGDATGHGAPAALVTAGVCATSRTLEALWSKTDHVPSPAEIMTYLNKSVYESGHPHFMMTFFILSINLKTLTITYSNAGHNFPYLLHSRSTAITSLLNKNPLLGYSSDTQYDEVETKVEWGDKLFFYTDGLIENMNAQEECWNQRTLRNFLKQHTSDSATSLTGKLVENIHQFYGNHPLNDDVTILCCELNPHASGGKIY, from the coding sequence ATGGCACTTGATCTGATAGCAGAGCATATTCTCAGGGAATCACGGATTCCCTGTTTTATTGATGATATTGCCGGAAATCTTGTATTTGAACACCATCAATGGTCGGAAACCTTTGCTATTCCTGAGGGCAATCCGCATCGATTTAAAGAGCAAGTCCACCAGGCGGATTCCAGTCTGCTTGAGGCGTTCCTTCAGAAAAAACCTTCCGCTTCAACGGTTGCATCACAATCTTTTTCTGAACTGCTGTTCAGAATTCAAATAGCCGGTGTCGTTCGCTGGATCAACCTGAGAATTCTGTTGTTCCAGCAGGATACTTTTCAGGGATACCTCTATCAGGTTTTTTATTCGGAACTCCTGACCTCCACGCTTGATCAATTAAACAATCGCTATCAGTTGTTATGGCATTTTCTGAATGTTGCCCCCATGTCAGTCTGCATCAGAACACCGGATCGCAGATATCTGATGGCAAACCGTCTTCATAGTATTGAGATCAATTGCAACATGGATCAACTCAGTGAGCAGAAACTGGAAACTGTTTATCATAATTTCCCGGAAATCGTAGAACGGGAAATAGAACGGGATCAATGGATTTTTGAGAACCACATTCCTCTAACCACGGAAGAAGAAGTATATTTTGAAGGCTTATCAGAATTTGATGAAGCTCAGCGCGCGTTTTATATGACACACAGGTTCCCCTTGTTCAATGACGGGGGTGAAACAGAAGCCGTAGGATTGATCAGGACAGATGTCACCGAATCCAGGGTTTTACAGGAAAGAACTGAACAGGAACTGAAAAAAGCCAAGGATGAAATGACGCTCAAGGTTCTGGAACGTACCACTGAGTTGAGAGAGAGTAATCGTGAACTGGTTAAAGAAATTCACAAACGCCAGTCTTTTGAAGAACGTTTGCGTCATAGAATAGAAATGGAGCGGTTTGTGATTGAACTGTCTTCCCGGTTTGTCAGTGTGCGGGATAAACTGGACCAGGAAATACAATGGTCGTTGCAAAATCTCGCAAATCACCTGGAACTCAGCAGTGCTTTTTTTCTGCTCTATGATGAAAATGGAAATCATTCCAGAACATTTGAATGGTCACAGACCGGAATTAATGCCTTCATCCATGCTCATCAGAACATGGATATGGATGCCTTTCTTGAAAGTGCTCAACGTTTTGAAAACGATCACCGACAGGAAACGCCGCTGAACATTGGTTCGACAGATGATGTCGATGATGCCATGTGGTCCTTTGGGCAATTGGTCAATTTACCGATCATCCATGAAGGCCGGATCAATGGTTTTCTTGGTTGTGAGTCCCTGAATGAATCGAAATTATGGTATGTCGCCGACATCAAAATGTTCAGTATGATTGGCGAAATATTCGTCAGGGCATGGAACTTTAAAATTGCTGAAGACAAGTTGTTTCACGCCAGACAAAAAGAGGCTGAACTCAAAACCGCGGCGGCTGTCCAGCAAGCGTTGTTTCCACTGGTTCTTCCGCAAATTTCTAAAGTTGAACTGGCCGCATATTACCGTTCAGCATCAGAAACAGGTGGAGACTGGTATGGCATTTTTGATAAGTTCAGGGATCACGTTTTTTTTCTGATTGGAGACGCGACAGGTCATGGCGCGCCTGCCGCCCTGGTAACGGCTGGCGTGTGTGCGACATCCCGAACACTGGAAGCCTTATGGAGCAAGACAGACCATGTTCCCTCTCCCGCGGAAATCATGACCTATCTGAACAAATCGGTCTATGAAAGTGGACATCCGCATTTCATGATGACGTTTTTTATTCTGTCCATCAACTTGAAAACTTTGACCATCACCTATTCAAATGCGGGGCACAATTTCCCCTATCTCCTTCATTCCCGTTCGACGGCAATCACCTCGTTGCTGAATAAAAATCCTTTGCTGGGATACAGTTCTGACACTCAATATGATGAAGTTGAAACAAAGGTTGAATGGGGAGATAAATTGTTTTTTTATACAGATGGGCTCATTGAAAACATGAATGCACAGGAAGAGTGCTGGAATCAAAGAACTCTGCGAAATTTTCTAAAACAACACACCTCTGACTCTGCCACGAGTCTAACCGGCAAACTGGTGGAAAACATCCATCAGTTCTATGGAAACCATCCCCTGAATGATGATGTGACAATCCTCTGCTGTGAACTCAACCCTCATGCATCCGGAGGCAAGATCTATTGA
- a CDS encoding response regulator encodes MPQILIVDDSSGIRHQVTTFLKENGYDVIAADDGRTGLEQAKKNPSLKLIIADVNMPDMDGLTMVEKIREAGNQNVAVLMLTTESQPMLKQRAKASGVKGWLVKPFNGPGTLPIIKQLVGS; translated from the coding sequence ATGCCGCAAATTCTGATTGTAGATGATTCCTCTGGTATTCGCCATCAGGTCACAACGTTTCTTAAAGAAAATGGTTATGATGTTATCGCTGCCGATGATGGCCGGACCGGACTGGAACAGGCAAAAAAAAATCCATCGCTTAAACTCATCATTGCCGATGTCAACATGCCTGATATGGATGGCTTGACCATGGTCGAAAAAATCAGGGAAGCCGGGAATCAGAACGTTGCCGTGCTGATGTTGACCACTGAAAGTCAGCCCATGCTTAAACAAAGAGCCAAAGCGTCCGGTGTCAAAGGCTGGCTGGTCAAACCCTTCAATGGTCCCGGCACGCTTCCTATCATCAAACAACTGGTTGGAAGTTGA